One stretch of Planctomycetota bacterium DNA includes these proteins:
- the rplL gene encoding 50S ribosomal protein L7/L12 has protein sequence MGNVAGLLEEAGKLAEAERVELLGALLEREGTLGLARLLGALESRFGVKAAVPAGAAPGAAAAPAAAKAEVPTAFDVILKSGGANKINVIKVVRAATNLGLKEAKDLVDKGGQPVKTGIPK, from the coding sequence ATGGGCAACGTGGCGGGTCTGCTCGAGGAGGCGGGAAAGCTCGCGGAGGCGGAGCGGGTCGAGCTCCTGGGCGCGCTTCTGGAGCGCGAGGGGACGCTGGGCCTGGCGCGCCTCCTGGGGGCGCTGGAGTCGAGGTTCGGGGTGAAGGCGGCCGTTCCCGCGGGGGCGGCTCCCGGCGCCGCGGCCGCGCCGGCCGCCGCCAAGGCGGAGGTGCCCACGGCCTTCGACGTGATTCTGAAGAGCGGCGGGGCCAACAAGATCAACGTGATCAAGGTGGTGCGGGCGGCGACGAACCTGGGGCTGAAGGAAGCCAAGGACCTGGTGGACAAGGGCGGGCAGCCGGTCAAGACCGGGATTCCCAAGGA
- the rplJ gene encoding 50S ribosomal protein L10, which yields MSKVLRKRMVEELAEKFKGQKNLVLVDARGMTANQSNELRAQLREGRVRMRLVKNSVALHTFKKLGIDAFEKHLAGMNALVYGPDPLVLAKKLIAYRDKNQKPEVKCALIEGKVLGPKELVELSKLPGREQLLSQILGVMKGAAQQFAGVLYEIPRRFVGTLQAVADKEKK from the coding sequence ATGTCGAAGGTGCTTCGGAAACGAATGGTCGAGGAGCTGGCCGAGAAATTCAAAGGCCAGAAGAACCTCGTGCTGGTGGACGCCCGCGGAATGACCGCCAACCAGTCCAACGAGCTGCGCGCTCAGCTTCGGGAGGGCCGGGTGCGCATGCGGCTGGTCAAGAATTCCGTGGCGCTGCACACGTTCAAGAAGCTCGGGATCGATGCCTTCGAGAAACATCTGGCGGGGATGAACGCGCTCGTGTACGGGCCGGATCCCCTGGTGCTGGCCAAGAAGCTCATCGCCTACCGGGACAAAAACCAGAAGCCCGAGGTCAAGTGCGCCCTCATCGAGGGAAAGGTTCTCGGCCCCAAGGAGCTCGTGGAGCTGTCCAAGCTGCCGGGGCGGGAGCAGCTTCTGTCGCAGATCCTGGGGGTGATGAAGGGCGCGGCGCAGCAGTTCGCCGGCGTGCTCTACGAGATTCCGCGGCGGTTCGTGGGGACGCTTCAGGCGGTGGCGGATAAGGAGAAGAAGTGA
- the rplA gene encoding 50S ribosomal protein L1: MRRRSKRYRKEVAKVDARRKYSLEEAVRVLKSMASTKFDQSVEVALKLAIDPKKSEQTIRGSVSLPKGIGKSRRVIVFADGEEARLARDAGADEVGMDELAKKIEGGWLDFDVAIALPRTMKVISKLGKVLGPKGLMPSPKNGTVTEDVRTAVREFKAGKIEYRNDAAGNVQAAVGKLSFSEEDLRANIEAFIEHIRSVRPATVKGNFIQNASVSASMGPGLALAVQA, from the coding sequence ATGCGGCGACGCAGCAAACGCTACCGGAAGGAAGTCGCCAAGGTGGACGCGCGGCGCAAGTACTCCCTGGAGGAGGCGGTGCGCGTGCTGAAGTCCATGGCCTCGACCAAGTTTGACCAGTCGGTCGAAGTGGCCCTGAAGCTGGCGATCGATCCCAAGAAGAGCGAGCAGACGATCCGCGGATCGGTGTCCCTGCCCAAGGGGATCGGAAAGTCCCGGCGGGTGATCGTGTTCGCCGACGGCGAGGAGGCCCGCCTGGCCCGCGACGCGGGAGCCGACGAGGTCGGGATGGACGAGCTGGCCAAGAAGATCGAAGGCGGATGGCTGGACTTCGACGTGGCGATCGCCCTGCCGCGGACGATGAAGGTGATCTCCAAGCTCGGCAAGGTGCTCGGCCCCAAGGGGCTGATGCCCTCGCCCAAGAACGGGACCGTCACCGAGGACGTGCGCACGGCGGTTCGCGAGTTCAAGGCCGGAAAGATCGAGTATCGCAACGACGCGGCCGGCAACGTCCAGGCGGCGGTGGGGAAGCTCTCCTTCAGCGAGGAGGACCTGCGGGCCAACATCGAGGCCTTCATCGAACACATCCGGTCCGTCCGGCCGGCGACGGTGAAGGGGAACTTCATCCAGAACGCGTCGGTGTCGGCTTCCATGGGGCCGGGGCTGGCGCTGGCGGTCCAGGCGTGA
- the rplK gene encoding 50S ribosomal protein L11, with the protein MVRIKLQCPGGQATPAPPVGPALGQHGVNIGEFVKRFNDATRKEQGLIVPCIVTVYKDRTFDIVYKTPPASVLLKKYANVVKGSGQPNKEKVGTVTRKHLEEIARIKMKDMNAANLEAAVKTIEGTARNMGIKVEG; encoded by the coding sequence ATGGTGCGGATCAAGCTCCAGTGCCCCGGCGGGCAGGCCACGCCCGCGCCCCCCGTGGGACCGGCGCTCGGCCAGCACGGCGTCAACATCGGCGAGTTCGTCAAGCGGTTCAACGACGCCACCCGCAAGGAGCAGGGGCTGATTGTGCCGTGCATCGTGACGGTCTACAAGGACCGCACGTTCGACATCGTCTACAAGACGCCGCCGGCGAGCGTGCTGCTGAAGAAGTACGCCAACGTGGTCAAGGGGAGCGGCCAGCCGAACAAGGAGAAGGTGGGCACGGTCACGCGCAAGCACCTCGAGGAAATCGCGCGCATCAAAATGAAGGACATGAACGCCGCCAACCTCGAGGCGGCCGTCAAGACCATCGAGGGGACCGCCCGGAACATGGGCATCAAGGTGGAAGGGTAG
- the nusG gene encoding transcription termination/antitermination protein NusG, with translation MLDEAEKKDAGDAGAEASVGPERKWYVVRVQSGREEQVKEGLLRRVRAAGLEGKITNVIVPTEKVTEIRSGRKTVREKKLYPGYIMIEMQQDKDAWFLVRETPGIGDFLGLKEPIPMAEHEVNKMLVEQSGAEEEKPKIKIDFQKGDTVRVKEGAFENFDGIVEEINPQKGTVSITITIFGRATRVDLEYWQVEKI, from the coding sequence ATGTTGGACGAAGCCGAGAAGAAGGACGCGGGGGACGCGGGCGCCGAGGCGTCCGTGGGTCCCGAGCGCAAGTGGTACGTGGTCCGGGTCCAGAGCGGCCGCGAGGAGCAGGTGAAGGAAGGACTCCTGCGGCGGGTCCGGGCCGCGGGGCTTGAGGGCAAGATCACCAACGTGATCGTGCCGACCGAGAAGGTCACGGAGATCCGCAGCGGCCGCAAGACGGTGCGCGAGAAGAAGCTCTATCCCGGCTACATCATGATCGAGATGCAGCAGGACAAGGACGCCTGGTTCCTCGTGCGGGAGACGCCGGGGATCGGGGATTTCCTCGGGCTCAAGGAGCCGATCCCCATGGCCGAGCACGAGGTCAACAAGATGCTCGTGGAGCAGTCGGGGGCCGAGGAGGAGAAGCCCAAGATCAAGATCGACTTCCAGAAGGGCGACACGGTGCGGGTCAAGGAAGGCGCGTTCGAAAACTTCGACGGAATCGTGGAGGAGATCAACCCGCAGAAGGGCACGGTTTCGATCACGATCACGATCTTCGGGCGCGCGACCCGCGTGGACTTGGAGTATTGGCAGGTCGAGAAGATTTGA
- the secE gene encoding preprotein translocase subunit SecE — MSDILVEQKQAHPSPAPAPSRGRRLRAALEGWMVLLAVCVAGTLAHALSRWEALGTASIRWGGWSLSPAGLGSGALAGALLLWVSRRRFGPRLDWYKAGQGRWTRASALVLLGALTAFGCITFYTWPSTTSSWWADIARLDVAGKAFRLKPILFPTAGIFAAVMLTAYLLLNRPRWADFLIETEGELRKVAWPARKEYVGSSVVVVLVITVISVFLYAVDSILSALLKWWGIGF; from the coding sequence ATGTCGGATATCTTGGTGGAGCAGAAGCAGGCGCACCCGTCGCCGGCTCCGGCGCCGTCCCGCGGCCGCAGGCTGCGGGCGGCCCTGGAAGGCTGGATGGTGCTCCTGGCGGTCTGCGTCGCCGGCACGCTGGCGCACGCGCTGTCGCGCTGGGAGGCGCTCGGGACGGCCTCGATTCGGTGGGGCGGGTGGTCCCTGAGCCCCGCGGGGCTGGGATCGGGCGCGCTTGCCGGAGCGCTCCTTCTCTGGGTTTCGCGGCGGCGGTTCGGACCGCGCCTGGACTGGTACAAAGCGGGGCAGGGCCGATGGACCCGGGCGTCGGCCCTGGTGCTTCTGGGGGCGCTGACGGCGTTCGGCTGCATTACCTTCTATACATGGCCTTCGACGACGAGTTCCTGGTGGGCCGACATTGCGCGTCTGGACGTGGCCGGCAAGGCGTTTCGCCTCAAGCCGATCCTTTTTCCGACGGCCGGAATCTTCGCCGCGGTGATGCTGACGGCGTATCTGCTTCTGAATCGCCCGCGGTGGGCGGATTTCCTGATCGAGACGGAAGGGGAGCTGCGCAAGGTGGCCTGGCCGGCGCGCAAGGAGTATGTGGGCTCCTCGGTGGTGGTGGTGCTGGTCATCACGGTGATTTCCGTCTTCCTGTACGCGGTCGACTCGATTCTCAGTGCCCTCCTTAAATGGTGGGGGATCGGATTCTAA
- the rpmG gene encoding 50S ribosomal protein L33 yields MPREWVFLECGECGTRYYRTTKNSKVQAKLERVKFCPQCRRRVAHKEKKK; encoded by the coding sequence ATGCCTCGCGAGTGGGTGTTCCTGGAATGCGGGGAGTGCGGGACGCGGTATTACCGCACGACCAAAAACAGCAAGGTTCAGGCCAAGCTGGAGCGGGTGAAGTTCTGCCCGCAGTGCCGCCGGCGGGTGGCGCATAAGGAGAAGAAGAAGTAG
- the tuf gene encoding elongation factor Tu → MAKEKFKRTKPHVNVGTIGHIDHGKTTLTAALTAVAAAQGLGQFRSYDEIAKASEKDGRRDPSKIITIAISHVEYESPQRHYAHIDCPGHVDYIKNMITGAAQMDGAILVVSAADGPMPQTKEHVLLARQVQVPAMVVFLNKVDLVDDKELLDLVEMEIRDLLTKYEFPGDKVPVIRGSALKALQNPKDAEAIKPIQQLLEAMDQHIPLPVREVDKPFLMQVEDVFSIKGRGTVGTGRIERGRVKVGEEVEIVGLRETRKSVVTGVEMFNKELDEGVAGDNVGLLLRGVEKDDLERGMVIAKPGSITPHTEFEAHIYALSKDEGGRHTPFFKGYRPQFYFRTTDVTGEVTLKQGVEMVMPGDDTDIAVKLITPVAIEPNLRFAIREGGKTVGSGVVTKIIK, encoded by the coding sequence ATGGCGAAGGAAAAGTTCAAGCGCACCAAGCCTCACGTCAACGTCGGCACGATCGGTCACATCGACCACGGCAAAACGACGCTGACGGCGGCGCTGACCGCGGTGGCGGCGGCCCAGGGGCTGGGGCAGTTCCGGTCCTACGACGAGATCGCCAAGGCCTCCGAGAAGGACGGCCGGCGCGACCCGTCCAAGATCATCACGATCGCGATCTCCCACGTGGAGTACGAGTCTCCCCAGCGCCATTACGCGCACATCGACTGTCCGGGGCACGTGGACTACATCAAGAACATGATCACGGGGGCGGCCCAGATGGACGGGGCCATCCTGGTCGTCAGCGCGGCGGACGGCCCCATGCCGCAGACGAAGGAGCACGTGCTCCTGGCGCGGCAGGTGCAGGTGCCGGCCATGGTGGTCTTCCTGAACAAGGTGGACCTTGTGGACGACAAGGAGCTTCTGGACCTCGTGGAGATGGAGATCCGGGATCTTCTGACGAAGTACGAGTTCCCGGGCGACAAGGTGCCCGTGATCCGGGGCTCGGCGTTGAAGGCGCTCCAGAATCCGAAGGACGCGGAGGCCATCAAGCCCATCCAGCAGCTTCTGGAGGCGATGGATCAGCATATTCCGCTGCCGGTGCGGGAAGTGGACAAGCCCTTCCTCATGCAGGTGGAGGACGTCTTCTCCATCAAGGGCCGCGGCACGGTGGGCACGGGCCGCATCGAGCGCGGCCGCGTGAAGGTGGGCGAAGAAGTGGAAATCGTCGGGCTGCGGGAGACGCGCAAGAGCGTCGTGACGGGCGTCGAGATGTTCAACAAGGAGCTCGACGAGGGCGTGGCGGGCGACAACGTGGGCCTGCTTCTGCGCGGCGTCGAGAAGGACGATCTCGAGCGCGGGATGGTGATCGCCAAGCCGGGATCGATCACGCCGCACACGGAGTTCGAGGCGCACATTTACGCGCTTTCGAAGGACGAAGGCGGCCGGCACACGCCGTTCTTCAAAGGCTACCGCCCGCAGTTCTACTTCCGGACCACGGACGTGACCGGCGAGGTGACGCTCAAGCAAGGGGTTGAGATGGTGATGCCCGGCGACGACACGGACATCGCGGTGAAATTGATCACGCCGGTGGCCATCGAGCCGAACCTGCGGTTCGCGATCCGCGAGGGCGGAAAGACGGTGGGTTCGGGAGTCGTCACGAAGATCATCAAGTAG